From the Syntrophorhabdus sp. genome, one window contains:
- a CDS encoding AAA domain-containing protein produces MILESVTLMVLTFSHTKTAELMEGYHPSSVFHQLRYAILERMKSGEDVIPLIQGRAEAKEDVIRAILSRAHPYLISEEGTGKTRLVRSIVDLLPPVPRIAGCPYNDDPAWGRRKLCPRCASVADPVKEFGVEWVTGAERFSRVQGNEYTNEAKLLGLKDIQAIASGMSPDDPRTFTGTGVFRANRGLLFVDELPAIRTKVQVLLHPILEEQKTILEEYGWEYPLDLCVVATGNPEGFSHVNEVPRPLIDRLETIYLDLPEEDVELGIMTGRVSRRGNPDPVPEAPRFSFDMPPEDSAKRDTFAPWWLLTLINRSVRQSRMCRWLERSSSIRGTTHSLDHTYSTALMRGSQVASMGDAARGVKLALRGRMHLRQDLVEPEDPGETFRRVDELSDDLLRTALISMAEEMTPSWMVPEAVRELTDIIPLPRSRWADRIAQSAPAVRDIIGQLERAGARTDGGRAFPDDAMLIKLAGRKKGVHREYLGACAEFIANILIANGSLTAPAGADIHVPREVSWAKGRS; encoded by the coding sequence ATGATATTAGAATCAGTGACGCTCATGGTCCTTACCTTCTCACATACGAAGACAGCCGAACTGATGGAAGGTTATCACCCTTCTTCCGTGTTCCACCAATTAAGATACGCTATTCTCGAGAGGATGAAAAGTGGCGAGGACGTCATCCCCCTCATTCAGGGTCGCGCCGAGGCGAAGGAAGACGTGATACGGGCGATTCTTTCGAGGGCGCACCCCTATCTCATCTCCGAGGAGGGCACGGGGAAGACGCGGCTCGTCCGGTCGATCGTGGACCTCCTGCCGCCCGTGCCGCGCATCGCGGGCTGTCCCTACAATGACGACCCGGCCTGGGGCAGACGGAAGCTCTGCCCGCGCTGCGCCTCCGTGGCCGACCCGGTGAAGGAGTTCGGCGTCGAGTGGGTGACGGGCGCGGAGCGTTTCTCCCGTGTCCAGGGGAACGAGTACACCAACGAGGCGAAGCTCCTCGGCCTCAAGGACATCCAGGCGATAGCCTCGGGGATGAGCCCCGACGATCCCCGGACGTTCACCGGCACGGGTGTCTTCCGCGCCAACAGGGGGCTTCTCTTCGTCGATGAGCTGCCCGCCATCAGGACGAAGGTGCAGGTCCTGCTCCACCCCATCCTGGAAGAGCAGAAGACGATTCTCGAGGAGTATGGCTGGGAGTATCCCCTCGACCTCTGCGTCGTGGCGACGGGGAACCCCGAGGGTTTCTCCCACGTCAACGAGGTGCCGAGGCCGCTCATCGACAGACTCGAGACGATCTATCTCGACCTCCCCGAAGAGGACGTGGAGCTGGGCATCATGACGGGCAGGGTGTCCCGCCGCGGGAATCCCGATCCTGTTCCTGAAGCGCCCCGGTTTTCCTTCGACATGCCGCCGGAGGATTCGGCGAAGCGCGATACCTTTGCCCCCTGGTGGCTTCTCACCCTCATCAACAGGTCCGTGAGGCAGAGCAGGATGTGCCGGTGGCTCGAGCGCAGTTCGAGCATACGGGGAACGACACACTCCCTCGACCACACGTACTCCACGGCACTGATGCGCGGCTCGCAGGTGGCCTCCATGGGGGATGCCGCGCGGGGCGTCAAGCTCGCCCTTCGGGGCAGGATGCACCTCAGGCAGGACCTCGTCGAGCCGGAGGACCCCGGTGAGACCTTCCGCAGGGTCGACGAGCTCTCCGATGACCTCCTGCGGACGGCGCTCATCTCCATGGCGGAGGAGATGACCCCGTCATGGATGGTGCCCGAGGCCGTGCGGGAACTGACGGACATCATTCCCCTTCCGCGTAGCCGCTGGGCGGACAGGATAGCGCAGAGCGCCCCGGCCGTCCGCGACATCATCGGGCAGCTCGAGAGGGCGGGCGCGCGGACGGACGGCGGCAGGGCCTTCCCGGACGACGCAATGCTCATCAAGCTCGCGGGGCGGAAGAAGGGGGTCCACAGGGAATACCTCGGCGCCTGCGCCGAATTCATCGCCAACATCCTCATCGCCAACGGTTCGCTCACCGCACCCGCGGGGGCGGACATCCACGTGCCGCGCGAGGTCTCCTGGGCCAAGGGACGTTCATGA
- the fdhF gene encoding formate dehydrogenase subunit alpha — MEITINGKVCEGDEGQTILDVARANGFYIPTLCHLEGLAPTGACRICVVEVEGQRNLAASCSTPVTSGMVVKTDSERVLSARRFIVELLVSCHPLDCMTCEKMGNCTLQDLAYELKVDPSRMNGERYSHPIDISNPFIIRDYNKCILCLRCVRVCKELQGIEAIKTINRGFDTKIATAYDTPLQESNCVFCGQCVQVCPVGALTERKATGLGRTYETHKVRTTCPYCGVGCQLDLHVKGERIVRVTGVEDGLPNQGRLCVKGRFGYDFIYSGDRLTTPLIREDNGQFREASWDEALDLIASKFTRIIEESGPDAVAGVSCARSINEDSYNMQKLFRAVFQTNNIDHCARVCHAPTVAGLAASFGSGAGTNSIIEYKNAKMFFLIGTNMTEAHPVASYYVKEAVSKGAKLIVADPRKHELAKRADIFAQIKVGSDVAFLNGIMNVLINEDLYDRKFVENHCTGFEDLKKTVMDYPPEKAAEISGVPAEEIVRIAREMAATKPMMLIYTLGITEHSCGTNNVMSCANLQMLLGNMGVEFGGVNPLRGQNNVQGACDMGALPNVFPGYQSVTVPENREKFVKAWGVKNLPDKPGLVIPAMMEGLLTKKIRALWVFGENLANAEPNIAHAEKCLSSAEFLVVQDVFPNETTRFAHVILPSASWCEDEGTFTSLERRVSMVRTIKSPPGIAKPNWWIFKETARKMGHDWASGSGREICDNELAVLCPMFGGITFSRIEKDGLQWPCPNEDHPGTTIVHRDGQFTHGKGILKGIEWTPPEEVPDRDYPFVLSTGRRLSQYHTRTQTGRSGMDFIYSRETADISIDDAREKGISDGDMVIVESRRGKVTVPARVTDMIPKGMVWMTFHYRDGNCNWLTNNAYDVVTKTPEYKACAVNVQKA; from the coding sequence ATGGAGATTACGATCAACGGGAAGGTTTGTGAAGGCGATGAAGGTCAGACGATCCTCGATGTAGCCAGAGCCAACGGGTTTTACATCCCGACCCTGTGCCATCTGGAGGGTCTGGCCCCAACCGGCGCCTGCCGGATCTGCGTGGTGGAGGTCGAAGGCCAGCGAAACCTGGCAGCTTCCTGCTCGACTCCTGTAACTTCGGGAATGGTGGTGAAAACCGACAGCGAGCGCGTCTTGAGCGCCCGCCGTTTCATTGTTGAGCTTTTGGTATCGTGCCATCCGCTGGACTGCATGACGTGCGAAAAGATGGGCAATTGCACCCTGCAGGACCTGGCGTACGAACTGAAGGTCGACCCGTCCCGGATGAACGGGGAAAGGTATAGCCATCCCATCGACATCTCCAATCCTTTCATAATACGTGATTACAACAAGTGCATCCTCTGCTTGAGATGCGTCCGTGTCTGCAAGGAGCTCCAGGGGATAGAGGCCATCAAAACCATCAATCGCGGGTTCGACACCAAGATCGCCACCGCCTACGACACGCCTCTGCAGGAAAGCAATTGCGTTTTCTGCGGACAATGCGTGCAGGTCTGCCCCGTGGGGGCTTTAACAGAAAGGAAGGCAACTGGTCTGGGGCGTACCTACGAGACCCACAAGGTCCGCACGACCTGCCCGTACTGTGGTGTCGGCTGCCAGCTTGACCTTCATGTCAAGGGAGAACGGATAGTGAGGGTGACCGGCGTCGAGGACGGCCTGCCGAACCAGGGCCGCCTGTGCGTCAAGGGCCGTTTCGGCTACGATTTTATCTACTCCGGGGACAGGCTCACCACACCGCTCATCCGCGAAGACAACGGGCAATTCCGGGAGGCCTCCTGGGACGAAGCCCTTGATCTCATAGCGAGCAAGTTCACCAGGATAATTGAGGAATCCGGTCCCGATGCAGTTGCGGGTGTCAGCTGCGCGCGAAGCATCAACGAAGATTCCTACAATATGCAAAAACTGTTCAGGGCCGTCTTTCAGACAAACAACATCGACCACTGCGCCCGGGTCTGTCACGCACCGACGGTCGCCGGCCTTGCCGCGTCCTTCGGGTCGGGGGCCGGCACCAACTCCATCATCGAGTACAAGAACGCGAAGATGTTCTTCCTCATCGGAACGAACATGACGGAAGCCCACCCTGTTGCCTCCTATTATGTCAAGGAAGCGGTCTCGAAGGGAGCGAAACTCATCGTTGCCGATCCGCGCAAGCATGAGCTCGCGAAACGCGCCGACATATTCGCGCAGATCAAGGTCGGCTCCGACGTGGCCTTCCTCAACGGCATCATGAACGTGCTCATCAACGAGGACCTGTATGACAGGAAGTTCGTGGAAAACCATTGCACAGGGTTTGAAGACCTCAAGAAAACTGTCATGGACTACCCTCCGGAGAAAGCGGCCGAGATATCCGGAGTGCCCGCGGAGGAAATAGTCCGGATAGCCCGGGAAATGGCGGCCACCAAACCGATGATGCTGATCTACACGCTCGGGATAACGGAACACTCCTGCGGCACGAACAATGTGATGAGCTGCGCGAACCTTCAAATGCTGCTCGGGAACATGGGGGTCGAATTCGGTGGTGTGAACCCGCTGCGCGGACAGAACAACGTGCAGGGCGCCTGCGACATGGGCGCACTGCCGAATGTCTTTCCCGGGTATCAGAGCGTGACCGTACCGGAGAACAGGGAGAAGTTCGTGAAAGCCTGGGGCGTCAAGAACCTCCCCGATAAGCCGGGGCTGGTGATACCTGCCATGATGGAGGGACTGCTCACGAAGAAGATACGGGCACTCTGGGTATTCGGGGAAAACCTGGCCAATGCTGAACCAAACATCGCACACGCCGAAAAGTGCCTGAGTTCCGCGGAATTTCTCGTTGTTCAGGACGTCTTTCCCAACGAGACGACCAGATTTGCCCACGTTATCCTGCCGTCCGCTTCCTGGTGTGAAGACGAAGGAACCTTCACAAGCCTGGAGAGGCGGGTGAGTATGGTCAGGACGATCAAGAGCCCTCCCGGCATCGCGAAACCGAACTGGTGGATATTCAAGGAAACGGCGAGGAAGATGGGGCATGACTGGGCGTCCGGCAGTGGGCGGGAGATCTGCGACAACGAGCTCGCTGTCCTGTGCCCGATGTTTGGCGGCATCACGTTCTCCCGGATCGAAAAGGACGGACTTCAGTGGCCATGCCCCAACGAAGACCACCCCGGCACCACGATCGTTCACAGGGACGGTCAATTCACACACGGTAAAGGGATCCTCAAGGGCATCGAATGGACTCCTCCGGAAGAGGTCCCCGACAGGGATTACCCCTTTGTCTTGAGCACCGGCAGAAGGCTTTCCCAGTATCACACGAGGACCCAGACCGGGAGAAGCGGCATGGATTTCATCTACAGCCGTGAGACCGCTGATATCTCCATCGATGACGCGAGAGAGAAGGGCATATCAGACGGAGACATGGTTATCGTGGAATCAAGACGCGGAAAAGTCACCGTGCCGGCGCGCGTCACGGACATGATACCGAAAGGCATGGTGTGGATGACGTTCCACTACCGCGATGGCAACTGCAACTGGCTTACCAACAACGCTTATGACGTTGTGACAAAGACACCTGAGTACAAGGCATGCGCCGTGAATGTCCAGAAGGCGTGA
- a CDS encoding CoB--CoM heterodisulfide reductase iron-sulfur subunit A family protein produces METEQAKGHLRKNLQQGNFGDVMIVGGGISGIQAALDLGTAGFKVYFVEKSPTVGGKMAHLDKTFPTNDCSMCIESPKFVECKRHPNIEMLTYSEVEKVEGEAGDFTVTVVKKPRYVDETKCTGCTVCVEYCPVKYPDQFNQGISNNKAIHIYFAQAIPLVTYVDDSCLYLKEGKCRICEAACKTHAIDFDQKPERVEIKVGAIILSPGIEPFDARLREEYHYGDFVNVVNALDYERLLCATGPYEGEILRASDRKHPHNIAWIHCVGSRQVTEGGNSYCSAVCCTYTQKQVILTKDHDDGARCTIFHNDIRSYGKDFERFYQRTENLPGVRFIRSYVSIEREDPVTKNVTVRYSTPDDGVKEEEFDMVVLSVGLAPPANLKGIADAFGIELNSHGFCKIDPANPLLTTRPGIFVSGAFQGPMDIPESVLSASGAGSLCGEILSYRRGNLSKERVYPEERDVSGEEPRIGVYVCHCGANIGRIVNVPETVAYSLSLPNVVHAEESLFICSTEAAAMLAKDIEGRGLNRVIVAACTPRTHEPLFRDTLREAGINQYYYDMANIREHCSWVHSKEKEAATQKAKDIIRMSVARSCHLEPLQEFDLPVDKRALVMGGGISGMTSALSIAKQGHEVWLVEKEKELGGMVRKLHYTLEGLDVQAFLKDLVAKVYSHPMIHVYTGATIPEATGYVGNFQTKIESSRGTVEIKHGATVIAIGADLYTPTEYLYGKDDRVMNHLELEEKIAAGDEKVLGAKSAVMIQCVGCRNEERNYCSRICCSESIKNALLLKERNPDMDVCVLFRDMRTYGFKEDYYREAAGKGVRFIRYEPDNKPLVEPGKAEDGRDVLKVTAPDYVLGKGIEIDADLVVLAAAIIPSAESQDVSKLFKVALGPDGFCQEAHVKLRPVDFAAEGVYLCGTAHYPKLMSEAISQAYGAAGRALTLLANDTVVASGSVCAVNEKQCMGCGACAPACTYNAIELRETKQGRKAEVIPVLCKGCGLCNSKCPTGAIQLKHYTDEEIFSQILAGLHKGDIVEQKDAAVGNA; encoded by the coding sequence ATGGAAACGGAACAGGCCAAGGGTCATCTTCGCAAAAATCTCCAGCAGGGCAACTTCGGTGATGTCATGATCGTCGGCGGCGGCATCAGCGGCATACAGGCCGCGCTTGACCTCGGCACCGCCGGATTCAAGGTCTACTTCGTGGAGAAATCGCCCACCGTCGGCGGCAAGATGGCACATCTCGACAAGACATTCCCCACCAACGACTGCTCCATGTGCATCGAATCCCCCAAGTTCGTCGAATGCAAGAGACATCCCAACATAGAGATGCTGACCTACTCCGAGGTGGAGAAGGTCGAGGGGGAAGCGGGCGATTTCACGGTGACCGTCGTGAAGAAACCGCGATACGTGGACGAGACCAAATGCACCGGCTGCACGGTGTGCGTGGAATACTGTCCCGTCAAGTACCCCGACCAGTTCAACCAGGGTATCTCGAACAACAAGGCCATCCACATCTACTTCGCGCAGGCGATCCCGCTGGTGACCTACGTGGACGACAGCTGCCTCTATCTCAAGGAAGGCAAGTGCCGCATCTGCGAGGCGGCCTGCAAGACGCACGCGATAGACTTCGATCAGAAGCCGGAAAGGGTGGAGATAAAGGTGGGGGCCATCATCCTGTCGCCGGGCATCGAGCCCTTCGACGCCCGCCTCAGGGAGGAATACCACTACGGCGACTTCGTGAACGTCGTCAACGCCCTCGACTACGAAAGGCTCCTGTGCGCCACAGGGCCCTACGAGGGGGAGATACTGCGGGCCTCCGACAGGAAGCACCCGCACAACATAGCGTGGATACACTGCGTGGGCTCCCGGCAGGTCACCGAAGGGGGCAACAGCTACTGCTCTGCGGTGTGCTGCACCTACACCCAGAAGCAGGTCATCCTCACGAAGGACCATGACGACGGCGCCAGGTGCACCATATTCCACAACGACATCCGTTCGTACGGCAAGGACTTCGAGCGCTTCTACCAGAGGACGGAGAACCTCCCCGGCGTCCGGTTCATCAGGAGCTATGTCTCCATAGAGCGCGAAGACCCGGTGACGAAGAACGTGACCGTACGGTATTCGACCCCTGACGACGGGGTGAAGGAAGAGGAGTTCGACATGGTGGTGCTCTCCGTCGGGCTCGCGCCGCCCGCCAATCTCAAGGGCATCGCGGACGCCTTCGGCATCGAGCTCAACTCCCACGGATTCTGCAAGATAGATCCTGCCAATCCGCTCCTGACGACCCGCCCGGGGATATTCGTCAGCGGCGCCTTCCAGGGGCCCATGGACATACCCGAATCGGTCCTGAGCGCGAGCGGTGCCGGTTCTCTCTGCGGGGAGATCCTCTCCTACAGGCGGGGCAACCTCTCGAAAGAGAGGGTCTATCCCGAGGAAAGGGACGTCTCCGGTGAGGAGCCGAGGATAGGGGTCTACGTGTGCCACTGCGGAGCCAACATCGGAAGGATAGTGAACGTGCCCGAAACGGTGGCATACTCCCTCTCACTCCCCAATGTGGTCCACGCCGAGGAAAGTCTTTTCATCTGTTCCACCGAGGCCGCGGCGATGCTCGCGAAGGATATCGAGGGGCGGGGTCTCAACAGGGTCATCGTTGCCGCCTGCACCCCGAGGACGCACGAGCCTCTCTTCAGGGACACCCTGCGCGAGGCGGGGATCAACCAGTACTACTATGACATGGCGAACATCAGGGAGCATTGCTCCTGGGTCCATTCGAAGGAAAAGGAGGCGGCCACGCAGAAGGCGAAGGACATCATCAGGATGTCCGTGGCGAGGTCCTGCCACCTTGAGCCCCTTCAGGAGTTCGACCTGCCCGTCGACAAGAGGGCCCTTGTGATGGGCGGCGGGATCTCGGGCATGACGAGCGCCCTGTCCATCGCGAAGCAGGGTCACGAGGTCTGGCTGGTGGAGAAGGAAAAGGAGTTGGGCGGGATGGTGCGCAAGCTCCACTACACCCTCGAGGGGCTCGACGTCCAGGCGTTCCTTAAAGACCTTGTGGCAAAGGTCTACAGCCACCCCATGATACACGTTTACACCGGTGCCACCATTCCGGAGGCAACGGGCTACGTCGGCAACTTCCAGACGAAGATAGAGTCGAGCCGCGGGACCGTCGAGATAAAGCATGGTGCCACCGTCATCGCGATAGGCGCCGACCTCTACACTCCGACGGAATACCTCTACGGGAAAGACGACAGGGTGATGAACCACCTGGAACTGGAGGAAAAGATCGCCGCTGGAGACGAAAAGGTCCTCGGCGCGAAGAGCGCGGTCATGATACAGTGCGTCGGCTGCCGCAACGAGGAGCGCAACTACTGCAGCAGGATATGCTGCAGCGAGTCCATCAAAAACGCCCTTCTCCTGAAGGAAAGAAACCCGGACATGGACGTCTGCGTCCTCTTCCGGGACATGCGGACATACGGGTTCAAGGAGGACTATTACAGGGAAGCGGCGGGGAAAGGCGTCAGGTTCATCCGCTACGAGCCCGATAACAAGCCGCTCGTGGAACCCGGCAAGGCGGAGGACGGCCGGGACGTACTCAAGGTGACGGCCCCGGACTATGTCCTCGGGAAAGGGATCGAGATCGACGCCGACCTTGTCGTGCTGGCTGCCGCCATTATCCCCTCGGCGGAAAGCCAGGACGTGTCCAAGCTTTTCAAGGTTGCCCTCGGACCCGACGGCTTCTGCCAGGAGGCCCACGTGAAGTTAAGGCCCGTCGATTTTGCCGCGGAGGGGGTCTATCTCTGCGGGACCGCGCATTACCCCAAGCTCATGTCCGAGGCGATAAGCCAGGCTTACGGGGCGGCGGGGCGGGCCCTGACGCTTCTCGCGAACGATACCGTGGTGGCCTCCGGCTCTGTCTGCGCCGTCAACGAAAAGCAGTGCATGGGATGCGGCGCCTGCGCGCCGGCCTGCACGTACAACGCCATCGAGCTTCGCGAGACAAAGCAGGGACGAAAGGCCGAGGTCATTCCCGTTCTCTGCAAGGGATGCGGCCTGTGCAACTCGAAGTGCCCGACGGGTGCCATCCAGCTCAAGCATTACACCGACGAGGAGATCTTCAGCCAGATACTCGCGGGGCTCCACAAGGGCGACATCGTGGAACAGAAAGATGCGGCGGTCGGCAATGCCTAA